The following proteins are encoded in a genomic region of Vicugna pacos chromosome 16, VicPac4, whole genome shotgun sequence:
- the TOP3A gene encoding DNA topoisomerase 3-alpha isoform X4 — protein MVMTSVSGHLLAHDFQMQFRKWQSCNPLVLFEAGIEKYCPENFVDIKKTLERETRQCQALVIWTDCDREGENIGFEIIHVCRAVKPGLPVLRARFSEITARAVQVACENLTEPDQRVSDAVDVRQELDLRIGAAFTRFQTLRLQKIFPAVLAEQLVSYGSCQFPTLGFVVERFKAIQAFVPETFHKIRVTHDHEDGTVEFSWKRHRLFNHTACLVLYQLCMEDPRATVVEVRSKAKSKWRPQALDTVELEKLASRKLRINAKETMRIAERLYTQGYISYPRTETNIFPKDLNLTVLVEQQTPDPRWGAFARNILERGGPTPRNGNKSDQAHPPIHPTKYTDSLQGNEWRLYELIVRHFLACCSRDAQGQETTVDIDIARERFVAHGLVILARNYLDVYPYDHWSDKTLPVYEQGSRFQPSTVELVDGETSPPQLLTEADLIALMEKHGIGTDATHAEHIETIKARMYVGLTADKRFLPGHLGMGLVEGYDSMGYEMSKPDLRAELEADLKLICEGKKDKCAVLQQQVQKYKQVFIEAVAKAEKLDEALSQYFGEAAAAAQQEALYPAVPEPVRKCPQCGKDMVLKTRRGGGFYLSCTGFPECRSAVWFPDTVLEASRDGSTCPVCQPQPVYRLKLKFKRGSLPPTMPLEFVGCVGGCDETLREVLDLRFSRGPPRASQPARQPPGYLQASQALDRTDGNQPSHPQPPGTRPARPSRPLAGALPSPAAGGDSNSVTCNCGQEALLLTVRKEGPNQGRQFYKCGSGGCSFFLWADSGRPDAGGPPSLAPRPWGGPGNPPGTLGDSGGGTSCLCSQPAVTRTVQKDGPNRGRQFHTCAKPREQQCGFFQWVDENVAPGTLGGPTWSGGGGRTQGPEARSKRARAGSSDAGSVAKKPRKCSLCHQPGHTRPFCPQNR, from the exons ATGGTAATGACTTCCGTTTCTGGACATCTGCTGGCCCACGATTTCCAGATGCAGTTTCGTAAATG GCAGAGCTGCAATCCTCTTGTCCTCTTTGAAGCAGGAATTGAGAAGTACTGTCCGGAGAACTTTGTAGACATCAAG AAAACTCTAGAGCGAGAGACCCGGCAGTGCCAGGCCCTAGTGATCTGGACCGACTGTGACCGAGAAGGAGAAAACATCGGCTTTGAGATTATCCACGTGTGCAGGGCCG TGAAGCCCGGCCTGCCGGTGCTGCGAGCACGTTTCTCCGAGATCACCGCCCGCGCTGTCCAGGTGGCCTGCGAGAACCTGACGGAGCCCGACCAGAGAGTCAGCGACGCCGTGGACGTGAGGCAGGAGCTGGACCTGCGGATCG gGGCCGCCTTCACCAGGTTCCAGACCCTGCGGCTGCAGAAGATTTTCCCCGCGGTGTTGGCGGAACAACTGGTCAGTTATGGCAGCTGCCAGTTCCCCACCCTGGGCTTCGTGGTGGAGAGGTTCAAAGCCATCCAGGCGTTCGTGCCAGAAACCTTCCACAAGATTAGAG TGACTCACGACCATGAGGACGGGACGGTGGAGTTCAGCTGGAAGAGGCACCGTCTCTTTAACCACACGGCGTGTCTCGTCCTCTATCAGCTGTGCATGGAG GATCCCAGGGCGACCGTGGTGGAGGTCAGGTCCAAGGCAAAGAGCAAGTGGAGGCCTCAAGCTCTGGACACTGTG GAGCTTGAGAAGCTGGCTTCTCGGAAGTTGAGGATAAATGCTAAGGAAACCATGAGGATTGCTGAAAGGCTCTACACTCAGGG GTACATCAGCTATCCCCGAACTGAAACAAACATTTTCCCCAAAGACTTAAACTTGACAGTGCTGGTGGAGCAGCAGACCCCGGATCCGCGCTGGGGGGCCTTTGCCCGGAACATTCTAGAGCGGGGTGGCCCCACCCCACGCAATGGGAACAAGTCTGACCAAGCTCACCCTCCCATCCACCCCACCAAGTACACGGACAGCTTGCAG GGCAACGAGTGGCGGCTGTATGAGCTCATCGTCCGCCACTTCCTGGCCTGCTGCTCCCGGGACGCCCAGGGCCAGGAGACCACCGTGGACATCGACATCGCGCGTGAGCGCTTCGTGGCCCACGGACTGGTGATTCTGGCCCGGAACTACCTGGACGTGTACCCCTACGACCACTGGAGCGACAAG ACCCTCCCCGTCTACGAGCAAGGCTCTCGCTTTCAGCCCAGCACCGTGGAGCTGGTGGATGGGGAGACCAGCCCACCGCAGCTGCTCACTGAGGCCGACCTCATTGCCCTCATGGAGAAGCACGGCATCG gcacgGACGCCACGCACGCGGAGCACATCGAGACCATCAAGGCCCGGATGTACGTTGGGCTCACGGCGGACAAACGCTTCCTCCCCGGGCACCTGGGCATGGGGCTCGTGGAAG GTTATGACTCCATGGGCTACGAGATGTCCAAGCCTGACCTGCGGGCCGAGCTGGAGGCTGACCTGAAGCTCATCTGTGAGGGGAAGAAGGACAAGTGTGCTGTCCTGCAGCAGCAGGTCCAGAAGTACAAGCAGGTGTTCATCGAGGCGGTGGCCAAAGCCGAGAA GTTGGATGAGGCCTTGTCCCAGTACTTCGGGGAAGCGGCAGCGGCGGCCCAGCAAGAAGCCCTGTACCCGGCTGTGCCAGAGCCCGTCAGGAAGTGCCCGCAGTGCGGCAAGGACATGGTCCTCAAGACCCGGAGGGGCGGCGG GTTCTACCTCAGCTGCACGGGCTTCCCGGAGTGCCGGTCGGCTGTGTGGTTCCCCGACACCGTGCTGGAGGCCAGCAGGGATGGGAGTACGTGTCCTGTGTGTCAGCCGCAGCCCGTTTACAG GTTGAAGTTAAAGTTTAAACGTGGCAGCCTTCCCCCGACCATGCCTCTAGAGTTTGTCGGCTGCGTCGGCGGCTGTGATGAGACCTTGAGGGAGGTCCTGGACCTCAGGTTTTCACGGGGGCCCCCCAGAGCCTCCCAGCCAGCCCGCCAGCCCCCCGGCTACCTGCAGGCAAGCCAAGCCCTAGACAGAACGGACGGCAACCAGCCCAGccacccccagcctcctggcACCAGGCCAGCCAGGCCCTCAAGGCCTCTGGCCGGGGCCCTGCCTTCGCCCGCTGCTGGTGGTGACAGCAACTCGGTGACCTGCAACTGCGGCCAGGAGGCGCTGCTGCTCACTGTGCGGAAGGAGGGGCCCAACCAGGGCCGGCAGTTCTACAAGTGTGGCAGCGGGGGCTGCAGCTTCTTCCTGTGGGCCGACAGCGGCCGGCCAGATGCAGGCGGGCCTCCATCCTTGGCGCCCAGGCCCTGGGGCGGCCCAGGGAACCCCCCGGGGACTCTTGGCGACAGTGGTGGCGGCACGTCCTGCCTGTGCAGCCAGCCGGCCGTCACCCGCACGGTGCAAAAGGATGGGCCCAACAGGGGGCGCCAGTTCCACACGTGCGCCAAGCCCCGGGAGCAGCAGTGCGGCTTCTTCCAGTGGGTGGACGAGAACGTGGCCCCAG GGACTTTGGGAGGCCCAACCTGgtcaggaggtggaggaagaaccCAGGGGCCGGAGGCCAGAAGCAAGAGAGCCCGGGCCGGTTCCTCAGACGCGGGGTCCGTGGCCAAGAAGCCCCGGAAGTGCAGCCTTTGTCACCAGCCTGGGCACACCCGCCCCTTCTGTCCCCAGAACAGATGA
- the TOP3A gene encoding DNA topoisomerase 3-alpha isoform X5, with the protein MEDPRATVVEVRSKAKSKWRPQALDTVELEKLASRKLRINAKETMRIAERLYTQGYISYPRTETNIFPKDLNLTVLVEQQTPDPRWGAFARNILERGGPTPRNGNKSDQAHPPIHPTKYTDSLQGNEWRLYELIVRHFLACCSRDAQGQETTVDIDIARERFVAHGLVILARNYLDVYPYDHWSDKTLPVYEQGSRFQPSTVELVDGETSPPQLLTEADLIALMEKHGIGTDATHAEHIETIKARMYVGLTADKRFLPGHLGMGLVEGYDSMGYEMSKPDLRAELEADLKLICEGKKDKCAVLQQQVQKYKQVFIEAVAKAEKLDEALSQYFGEAAAAAQQEALYPAVPEPVRKCPQCGKDMVLKTRRGGGFYLSCTGFPECRSAVWFPDTVLEASRDGSTCPVCQPQPVYRLKLKFKRGSLPPTMPLEFVGCVGGCDETLREVLDLRFSRGPPRASQPARQPPGYLQASQALDRTDGNQPSHPQPPGTRPARPSRPLAGALPSPAAGGDSNSVTCNCGQEALLLTVRKEGPNQGRQFYKCGSGGCSFFLWADSGRPDAGGPPSLAPRPWGGPGNPPGTLGDSGGGTSCLCSQPAVTRTVQKDGPNRGRQFHTCAKPREQQCGFFQWVDENVAPGTLGGPTWSGGGGRTQGPEARSKRARAGSSDAGSVAKKPRKCSLCHQPGHTRPFCPQNR; encoded by the exons ATGGAG GATCCCAGGGCGACCGTGGTGGAGGTCAGGTCCAAGGCAAAGAGCAAGTGGAGGCCTCAAGCTCTGGACACTGTG GAGCTTGAGAAGCTGGCTTCTCGGAAGTTGAGGATAAATGCTAAGGAAACCATGAGGATTGCTGAAAGGCTCTACACTCAGGG GTACATCAGCTATCCCCGAACTGAAACAAACATTTTCCCCAAAGACTTAAACTTGACAGTGCTGGTGGAGCAGCAGACCCCGGATCCGCGCTGGGGGGCCTTTGCCCGGAACATTCTAGAGCGGGGTGGCCCCACCCCACGCAATGGGAACAAGTCTGACCAAGCTCACCCTCCCATCCACCCCACCAAGTACACGGACAGCTTGCAG GGCAACGAGTGGCGGCTGTATGAGCTCATCGTCCGCCACTTCCTGGCCTGCTGCTCCCGGGACGCCCAGGGCCAGGAGACCACCGTGGACATCGACATCGCGCGTGAGCGCTTCGTGGCCCACGGACTGGTGATTCTGGCCCGGAACTACCTGGACGTGTACCCCTACGACCACTGGAGCGACAAG ACCCTCCCCGTCTACGAGCAAGGCTCTCGCTTTCAGCCCAGCACCGTGGAGCTGGTGGATGGGGAGACCAGCCCACCGCAGCTGCTCACTGAGGCCGACCTCATTGCCCTCATGGAGAAGCACGGCATCG gcacgGACGCCACGCACGCGGAGCACATCGAGACCATCAAGGCCCGGATGTACGTTGGGCTCACGGCGGACAAACGCTTCCTCCCCGGGCACCTGGGCATGGGGCTCGTGGAAG GTTATGACTCCATGGGCTACGAGATGTCCAAGCCTGACCTGCGGGCCGAGCTGGAGGCTGACCTGAAGCTCATCTGTGAGGGGAAGAAGGACAAGTGTGCTGTCCTGCAGCAGCAGGTCCAGAAGTACAAGCAGGTGTTCATCGAGGCGGTGGCCAAAGCCGAGAA GTTGGATGAGGCCTTGTCCCAGTACTTCGGGGAAGCGGCAGCGGCGGCCCAGCAAGAAGCCCTGTACCCGGCTGTGCCAGAGCCCGTCAGGAAGTGCCCGCAGTGCGGCAAGGACATGGTCCTCAAGACCCGGAGGGGCGGCGG GTTCTACCTCAGCTGCACGGGCTTCCCGGAGTGCCGGTCGGCTGTGTGGTTCCCCGACACCGTGCTGGAGGCCAGCAGGGATGGGAGTACGTGTCCTGTGTGTCAGCCGCAGCCCGTTTACAG GTTGAAGTTAAAGTTTAAACGTGGCAGCCTTCCCCCGACCATGCCTCTAGAGTTTGTCGGCTGCGTCGGCGGCTGTGATGAGACCTTGAGGGAGGTCCTGGACCTCAGGTTTTCACGGGGGCCCCCCAGAGCCTCCCAGCCAGCCCGCCAGCCCCCCGGCTACCTGCAGGCAAGCCAAGCCCTAGACAGAACGGACGGCAACCAGCCCAGccacccccagcctcctggcACCAGGCCAGCCAGGCCCTCAAGGCCTCTGGCCGGGGCCCTGCCTTCGCCCGCTGCTGGTGGTGACAGCAACTCGGTGACCTGCAACTGCGGCCAGGAGGCGCTGCTGCTCACTGTGCGGAAGGAGGGGCCCAACCAGGGCCGGCAGTTCTACAAGTGTGGCAGCGGGGGCTGCAGCTTCTTCCTGTGGGCCGACAGCGGCCGGCCAGATGCAGGCGGGCCTCCATCCTTGGCGCCCAGGCCCTGGGGCGGCCCAGGGAACCCCCCGGGGACTCTTGGCGACAGTGGTGGCGGCACGTCCTGCCTGTGCAGCCAGCCGGCCGTCACCCGCACGGTGCAAAAGGATGGGCCCAACAGGGGGCGCCAGTTCCACACGTGCGCCAAGCCCCGGGAGCAGCAGTGCGGCTTCTTCCAGTGGGTGGACGAGAACGTGGCCCCAG GGACTTTGGGAGGCCCAACCTGgtcaggaggtggaggaagaaccCAGGGGCCGGAGGCCAGAAGCAAGAGAGCCCGGGCCGGTTCCTCAGACGCGGGGTCCGTGGCCAAGAAGCCCCGGAAGTGCAGCCTTTGTCACCAGCCTGGGCACACCCGCCCCTTCTGTCCCCAGAACAGATGA